In Chitinophaga oryzae, the sequence TAGCCCCATTCAATCGCCCATTTGTCATAATCGTTCACCCGGGGAAAAAGAAGGCTTTGCGGAATGCTGTCTTCCGGTTGCGCTACATAATTAAAACGCGCGTAGTCCATAATGCTGGCGGTATGGCCATGGGCCTGCAAATACGTGATGCTGCGCAGGCTGTCTACCGGCGTGCGGCTGCTGCTGCCGAAGTTGTGCCGCAACCCTAACGTATGCCCTATCTCGTGGCTTGATACAAAGCGTATCAACTGCCCCATCAGTTCACTGTCCAGTTTTGAAAAACGGGCCATAGGGTCCTGGGGACCGGCCTGTATCTGATACCAGCTCTGCAGCAACTCCACAATATTATGGTACCATCCGATATTGGTCTGTATGATTTCACCGCTGCGGGGATCATGGATATTAGGCCCATAGGCGTTGGTGATCTCTGAGGGCAGGTAGTTGATGAAGGAATAGCGCACATCTTCCATATGCATGGTGGTGTCCTGTTCCGGCCATTCTCTGGCGGTAATGGCATTTTTAAACCCTGCCTGCTCGAAAGCCGGCTGCCAGTCTTTGACGCCCTGGACCAGGTATTTCCGCCATTGTTTTGGCGTAGCCGGATCGATGTACAACACGATGGGATGTGCAGGTTCCACCAGTTCTCCGCGGAAATAGCGCGCGCTGTCCTCCGGTTTAGGCTCCAGCCGCCAGCGGTGGATCAGGTCCTGTTTTTTTACAGCCTGCTGCGCATCACTGTATTCCATGAAGCTGTCGGTAAAATATCCTACCAGCTTGTGGGCATAACGGGGCTGCATAGGCTTTTCAGGCAAGATCACAAATGAGGTGCTTGTTTCCAGCGTGGCGGGCGATGGCACCTTGCTATACAGTGTTTTATCGGCCACACCATTTTTGGCGATGGCTATTTCCACATTGGAAGGATATGTTCGTATGTCCGTGACGGCATGGTCCTTCATGAATTTTACCGTCAGAAAATTGTTGATCTGCGCTCCTTCCGCGTCATTCACGAAACTGGCGGGATCTTTCAGGAGCGCGGTCATGTTCACCACGAAGCTGGTGCTGTCTTTTCCATATGCCAGGACAGGCAGCACGGCCAGTACCGGCTGGGTGTTAGAGACCGTCACCGCGCGATGGACCACCTGTGAAGTGTCTGCGCGGCTGGAGAGATAGCGTTGCTTTAATAGCAGCGTTTCGTTGTTTCCCCGTTCAAAAAATATAGTCGTGTTAGCGAGTTGTTCCCCTGCATACATTTTCACGCCACCGGAAACTTTCAGGATACGGTTGATGGTGAGGATGTCTTTGCCTAACAGTGGTTCCCCGATCTCAAATAAAACGGTGTCCATCCCGGTGGTAGTGTGAACGGTAAAGAGGCCCTGCTGTGTATGCATCTCCGTGGTGACCACCTTTTCGTAGGGCTGCACCCCGTTTTTTCCTGTGGCGGCCTGCTGTTGGACGGGCGGCGCTCCCTTCCTTCCGCTTTTTTTAAACATGGCGCAGGAAGCCATGACCATTAGCAATGGCAGATAAGCATAGCGATTCATTAGGCGATAAAATTGATATTTGATTAGTAAGCCGGCATCGCGCGGCGAAGGCAGTTTTTTACGGGCACGTCCTGCAATAGTTGTCTGTCGGGCATTCCGGCGGAAGGCAGTTGCAACAGCAGGCTGTCGTTTACCGGCAGGTCTTCTGCTTTTTGTATGTACTCCATGGAGGTGATCCATTGCATATAACGGTCTGCCCGGCTGGCGGTGCTGTCATCCCATACCAGTATCACCGGGAACACATCGGTGGAGGCCTGCGCCCGGTATGCCGCTTGCTGTGCATCGTCACCGTTATTACGCAGGTCAATGACAATGCCGGTGCGACGGGAAGCCCACTGATGAATCAGCATAGGGGCCAGCAGCTGGTAACGGTCGACCAGCGTAACGGCTTCCTGGTCGGCAGTTGCATCTGGGAGCGACAACGCCATAAATTTAGCGGGACTTCCGTTGGTCTGCCACTCAAAATAACGGGGCGTAAAAGGGAAAACTTCAACCGTTCCCGGAAGTCGGTTTTCGTCCCGGTCTTCTCCCAGATCAGGGATATGATGATCGGGAAGCATCGTTCTGTCAGGCATATCCCGGCCTCCCGGCGCTGTATTCCTTGATCCGCAACTGCATAGCAGGGCATACAACAACAGGTATAACCCTCCCCGCCTGCAACAATTCTTTCTAAGGAGCATTTAACTATCATTATTTAGCCATTAAAACACGGAGGAGGGATGTATGAACTAGTGCGCAGGGAAATTTTGTGAAAAATTTCAACATTGACCGTCTTGTTATATATTTGAATTAATGTTGACCTTAAAGAAATTGATAAAATACGGCCTCATTTTCCTTGGCATCGTCGCCCTGCTGTTGCTGTTCGTAGCAGGGTGTTTTTGGGCCAGTACAGAAAAAAGACACCGGCAGGCAGTAGAAGACGAAGAAAAATACAGCAAAGTATGCGATTCCGTTGCCACCATTACGGAGCAACCTGAAATTAAGTTTTCAGGGTTTCAGCCAAAAGAAATCCGGCAGCTGCGGTTCAAAATTTTGCGCAACGGGCACACCATCCGCGATACGCTGGTGAAAAGCAATTTCTCCTATATATCGGATGACAGTACCTATTGCGCTATGAAAATGCCCTATCCGGTTTTTCTGAAAACGGACACCATCGTGGTGACGACGGGAGGCGGCCTCCATTTCTACCTTTCAGGCTATCACCACATAGCATCGCTGCACTATGGCATGATGGGTTATGTCGGCAGCCATGACTGCCGGCTGGCGGATGCAATAGTGATCAATAATGAGCCGGCGCCTTATGGCACGCTGCTTAAAAGTAAGGGATGGCAACATCCGGAGAAAGATGAAAACAACCGGCATCAGGCAGATATTATCAAAATCAATACACAGACCGGCGCTTACAGCGGGGAGAAAAGATAATCCCGGAAACAAACGCTGTTGCTTCCGGGATACCTGGTAGGATTCAGAGGGCGTCGTTGCCTGCCCGGGTGATGTTGTATGGCCCGCCGTCTATACTGGCGATAAGCTTTTTGTTTTTAAGCCTGCGGAACATGTCGAGGTCGCATTTTTCGAGCCAGCTGCCTTCGGCGCTGAGGCACATTACTTCGGAGATTTTTCCTTTTTCATCCCGTTCGAATATCACTCTTCCACCTCTTGATAATGCTTCCAGTACTCTTCTTTCCGGTTTGGATATATTGATGATTTTTCTGTCTTTCCTTTTCAGGGGATTCATGCTGTATGTTATTGTTACACATGAACAGCGTCTTCCAGCAATTTTTGTAGCGCGGCGGTCCGCTGTTCTTTTGTGAAAGGTGTTTTGTAATACACCTCATATAGCTCCAATCCTTCCAGTGCGGCCCATATCAGCAACGCCCTGACGGGGTCTTTTACTTCAGCCGCTATGCGTTGCCAGTAACGTTCGTAAAAGTCCGCATATAAATCTGTGACGGGCGGTTCTTCCATGGCGCCGGCGTTAAACATTCCTTTCCATAGCTGAATGAGTTCGCCGGACGGGTCCGCGATAGCACGCAGAAAGCCCGTCAGCACCGGGTTGTTGCCATTGGGTGCTTTCGCTATTTCCTTTTCGATGATGGTCTCTGCCAGGGCCAGCGTATCCGCTATCATCGCCGTTACCAGGTGGCGTTTGGTAGGGAAATTATGGGTAAGTGCCCCTCTGCTGGCCCCTAACCTGACAGCAACAGCCTGGAATGAAAGGTGATGAGCCCCTTCCTCCTGCACAATCTGCCGGGCGGCAGTGGTGTACTGCTCGCGGGTAAACTGCCGTTTTCTGCTCATAATATATGATTTAAGAAACAGAACGTTCTGTTTCTTTTACAAAAATAGGGATTTCCAAAGAAAACAAAAAGCCTTACAGTTTCTGACTGTAAGGCTTTATATCGAAGTGTTTTAAAGACTATTTCTTTTCACGGATAAGCCGGAGCACATGTTCCATCTGGGAGTCCTTCCGGTTCATATAATCCTCGTAAGACTGCCATACCTCGTGGTCCGGCATAATGCCTCTGCCCTCCGGCTGCATGGGCTTCACAGGGGCGTCCTGAACTACGTACATGATGGAAAACTTCGTCTTGATTTTGGAATGCGGTAATTCGTACACCATACCCGCGTGTCCGTTGTGGCAATAATATCCGCCTACCGTTTCAACGCCTACAATAGTTACATTCCTGGCGTATGCCCTTACCAGCGATGCCAGGTGAGAGGCTGCAGAAGCTGTGTTCTCGTCAATCATCAGGTATAAATGCCCTTTATACGCCGGTTGTTTGGGATAATAAACCGGGTTATGGGCGCTGTCCTGGTAACTTCTTCCGTTTTTGTACGGCAG encodes:
- a CDS encoding zinc-dependent metalloprotease, with the protein product MNRYAYLPLLMVMASCAMFKKSGRKGAPPVQQQAATGKNGVQPYEKVVTTEMHTQQGLFTVHTTTGMDTVLFEIGEPLLGKDILTINRILKVSGGVKMYAGEQLANTTIFFERGNNETLLLKQRYLSSRADTSQVVHRAVTVSNTQPVLAVLPVLAYGKDSTSFVVNMTALLKDPASFVNDAEGAQINNFLTVKFMKDHAVTDIRTYPSNVEIAIAKNGVADKTLYSKVPSPATLETSTSFVILPEKPMQPRYAHKLVGYFTDSFMEYSDAQQAVKKQDLIHRWRLEPKPEDSARYFRGELVEPAHPIVLYIDPATPKQWRKYLVQGVKDWQPAFEQAGFKNAITAREWPEQDTTMHMEDVRYSFINYLPSEITNAYGPNIHDPRSGEIIQTNIGWYHNIVELLQSWYQIQAGPQDPMARFSKLDSELMGQLIRFVSSHEIGHTLGLRHNFGSSSRTPVDSLRSITYLQAHGHTASIMDYARFNYVAQPEDSIPQSLLFPRVNDYDKWAIEWGYKLTGAPTPEADARIMARLVKDSLAANPRLWFGDGESESGDPRCQTEDLGDDNVKASTLGVLNLKRVMAHLPQWAAEEGGFRENLSRMYDLVLGQYYSYLNHVGNNIGGVWYTSRSDDDDQPSFVPVEKERQIAAVAYANRELFTTPDWLLDTAVLNKCQLPYTSDYIEDMQAKAVNSMLSAMKLNRLLSLTKRFGADKTLTAQELLAMVRGSIWQGLDSNSVNIDGYHRNMQKAYVGALFSLLMHKEREVNQSDAVTVAAAEIKTVTEMVRKALPHAGSAVVAAHLADLRERIERLSSHLYKN
- a CDS encoding YjhX family toxin, producing the protein MNPLKRKDRKIINISKPERRVLEALSRGGRVIFERDEKGKISEVMCLSAEGSWLEKCDLDMFRRLKNKKLIASIDGGPYNITRAGNDAL
- a CDS encoding TetR/AcrR family transcriptional regulator, translated to MSRKRQFTREQYTTAARQIVQEEGAHHLSFQAVAVRLGASRGALTHNFPTKRHLVTAMIADTLALAETIIEKEIAKAPNGNNPVLTGFLRAIADPSGELIQLWKGMFNAGAMEEPPVTDLYADFYERYWQRIAAEVKDPVRALLIWAALEGLELYEVYYKTPFTKEQRTAALQKLLEDAVHV